One Bacteroidales bacterium DNA window includes the following coding sequences:
- a CDS encoding oxidoreductase: protein WTYEKSEDVNSPYLQEHIHLVTAIRRDEPVNEAELTAKSTLTSIMGRIAAYTGKEVTWDEMMKSSLQLGPEGGPESVNSLGSSELVNSKVPVPGTED from the coding sequence TCTGGACTTATGAAAAATCTGAAGATGTGAACAGTCCTTATCTGCAGGAACACATCCATCTGGTAACAGCCATCCGAAGAGATGAACCCGTTAACGAGGCGGAACTTACAGCCAAATCGACTCTGACCTCCATAATGGGTAGAATTGCGGCATATACCGGAAAGGAAGTTACCTGGGATGAGATGATGAAGTCAAGCCTCCAACTGGGACCGGAAGGAGGCCCTGAATCAGTAAATTCACTTGGTTCAAGCGAGCTCGTCAATTCCAAAGTTCCTGTTCCTGGCACGGAAGATTAA